From one Leptospira stimsonii genomic stretch:
- a CDS encoding molybdenum cofactor biosynthesis protein MoaE: protein MHLQEEPIDLNKILSQGHDPSCGAVVLFSGEPRDTANSNKQVDYLFYEAYPPMAEPMIEKILEDAITIFRLKKAICVHRTGTVYPEESSVCVITASSHRKEAYEANRYIIDRVKHEVPIWKKEFYSDGTSEWTLNCAGCAAGAVGHERYSPLKTNP, encoded by the coding sequence GTGCATCTTCAAGAAGAACCGATTGATCTGAACAAAATCCTTTCGCAAGGACACGATCCTTCTTGCGGCGCTGTCGTTTTATTTAGCGGAGAACCGAGGGACACCGCAAATTCGAACAAACAAGTCGACTATTTGTTTTACGAAGCCTATCCTCCGATGGCTGAGCCGATGATTGAAAAAATATTGGAAGACGCAATAACGATCTTTCGTTTAAAAAAAGCGATCTGCGTTCATAGGACCGGCACGGTTTATCCGGAAGAATCCTCCGTCTGTGTGATTACCGCATCTTCACATAGAAAGGAAGCCTATGAGGCCAACCGTTATATCATCGATCGTGTCAAACACGAAGTCCCGATTTGGAAAAAAGAATTTTATTCCGATGGAACTTCCGAATGGACTCTCAATTGCGCGGGTTGTGCGGCTGGGGCGGTCGGACATGAACGTTACTCTCCTTTGAAGACGAATCCATGA
- a CDS encoding cation diffusion facilitator family transporter produces the protein MTLETEMIRAQSDEKNLLLKKRASILALLVSGTLLIFKSGTGWWTDSIAVWASAMDSGLDFLTSLINLFAILVASKPADEDHRYGHGKAEAIAGLLQSLFIFLSGSLILYKAVHSFFDPPKEIQDLPGIVVMVFSLSLTIFLVLYQRYVLRKTGSLVISADSVHYSSDILSNGAVILSLIVVRITGTIQIDFIVGSLIALYVIWSSARIFRSSVDILMDKDVSHFYRPSIARIIQEFKPEVFGFQKLRTRSVGDLHILEFHLSMPGNLTLDKIKNITDSVEERLKLEFPTIEVWIHPVPLIKNEIENSKEI, from the coding sequence ATGACCTTAGAAACAGAAATGATCCGAGCACAATCCGATGAGAAAAATCTGCTTCTGAAAAAAAGGGCCTCGATTCTCGCGCTCTTGGTTTCGGGAACTCTCCTGATCTTCAAGTCGGGAACGGGATGGTGGACGGATTCCATCGCGGTCTGGGCGTCCGCTATGGATAGTGGTCTCGACTTTTTAACTTCTCTGATCAATTTATTTGCGATCCTCGTAGCTTCCAAACCCGCCGACGAAGACCATCGATACGGTCATGGAAAAGCGGAAGCGATCGCGGGACTTCTCCAAAGTTTATTTATCTTTCTTTCCGGCTCTTTGATTCTTTACAAAGCGGTTCATTCTTTTTTTGATCCTCCGAAAGAAATTCAAGATCTCCCTGGAATCGTCGTGATGGTTTTTTCCTTGAGCCTTACCATTTTTCTCGTTTTGTATCAACGATACGTTCTGCGAAAAACGGGTTCTCTCGTTATCTCCGCTGACAGCGTTCATTATTCTTCCGATATTTTGAGTAACGGTGCCGTGATTCTTTCCTTGATCGTTGTGAGAATCACAGGAACGATCCAGATCGATTTTATCGTAGGTTCGCTCATTGCACTCTATGTGATTTGGAGTAGTGCAAGGATTTTTCGTTCGAGTGTGGATATCTTGATGGATAAGGACGTATCTCATTTTTATCGTCCTTCCATCGCTCGGATCATTCAGGAATTTAAACCGGAAGTTTTTGGATTTCAAAAACTCCGGACGCGCTCCGTCGGCGATTTACATATTTTAGAATTTCATCTTTCTATGCCGGGAAACTTGACTCTTGATAAAATCAAAAATATTACCGATTCCGTCGAAGAGAGATTAAAATTGGAATTTCCTACGATTGAAGTTTGGATTCATCCCGTTCCGTTGATCAAGAACGAAATTGAAAATAGCAAGGAAATTTGA
- a CDS encoding DUF2889 domain-containing protein, giving the protein MLQEIKDRIRFRNTDFQRNYESRYYWFPEESPPFCIIEVNQYDPYHDMTLYLEVDLTTMKIVKSGVEEKRVPYETCPVAIRNYDYLVGEEMSYSKLMSRFPADKTMGCLHINELIQNAAMNFHSAYAFYLKERNFPAQFDEYKMYEGELPARERREIGRHWWMKDRGVKNSCYSFSSRHEKPELKEQVKHLDSITAMMVKEFKKSRRDGS; this is encoded by the coding sequence ATGTTACAGGAAATCAAGGATAGAATTCGATTTAGAAATACGGATTTTCAAAGAAACTATGAAAGTCGATACTATTGGTTTCCGGAAGAATCTCCTCCGTTTTGTATCATAGAAGTAAACCAATACGATCCCTATCACGATATGACTCTTTATCTTGAAGTCGATTTGACTACGATGAAAATCGTAAAATCAGGAGTCGAAGAAAAGAGGGTTCCCTACGAAACCTGTCCGGTCGCGATCCGAAACTACGATTATCTAGTCGGCGAAGAGATGTCTTATTCGAAACTGATGAGCCGTTTTCCTGCGGATAAAACCATGGGTTGTCTTCACATCAACGAATTGATTCAAAATGCGGCGATGAATTTCCATTCCGCTTATGCTTTTTACTTAAAAGAAAGAAACTTTCCAGCGCAATTCGACGAGTACAAAATGTATGAAGGAGAGCTACCGGCCAGGGAAAGAAGGGAAATCGGACGTCATTGGTGGATGAAAGACAGAGGAGTTAAGAATTCCTGTTATTCTTTTTCTTCCCGCCATGAAAAACCGGAACTCAAAGAACAAGTGAAACATCTTGACAGTATCACTGCGATGATGGTAAAAGAATTCAAGAAGTCGCGAAGAGATGGATCTTAA
- a CDS encoding molybdenum cofactor guanylyltransferase produces the protein MTDRKPTGLVLCGGNSRRMGTDKGLLSTEGKLWVEERIQTLSSFTDRCLISIRSEQKASYSKVLLGRNLVEDSFSNIGPISGILSAHNRYPDDDFLVLACDMPSSDSWVFSELLKIYQTNSEIESYFCKLEGMIEPFPAIYTSKLLNEVSKRRMESDFNVSPKNILEKSNGIAIEVPKDHSNAFLNLNTLSDLSAAGL, from the coding sequence ATGACGGATCGAAAGCCGACTGGACTCGTTTTGTGCGGCGGAAATTCAAGAAGGATGGGGACTGACAAAGGTTTGCTTTCAACCGAAGGTAAACTTTGGGTGGAAGAAAGAATTCAAACCTTATCTTCTTTTACCGATCGTTGTTTGATTTCGATTCGCTCGGAACAAAAAGCATCCTATTCAAAAGTCTTGCTCGGGAGAAATTTGGTAGAGGATTCGTTTTCGAATATAGGGCCCATATCCGGAATTCTTTCCGCACACAATCGATATCCAGATGACGATTTTTTAGTTCTCGCTTGCGATATGCCGTCTTCGGATTCCTGGGTGTTTTCCGAACTTTTAAAGATTTATCAGACGAATTCAGAAATAGAGAGTTACTTTTGCAAACTCGAAGGAATGATAGAGCCGTTTCCTGCGATTTATACCTCTAAATTGTTAAACGAAGTCAGTAAAAGAAGAATGGAATCCGACTTTAACGTATCGCCGAAAAACATTCTGGAAAAATCGAACGGAATCGCAATTGAAGTTCCGAAAGATCATTCGAACGCATTCTTAAATTTGAATACTCTTTCCGATTTGAGCGCGGCCGGGCTTTAA
- a CDS encoding DEAD/DEAH box helicase, producing the protein MKKLKFSELNLSTEIQNAIAEMGYEEASPIQSDAIPVILKGKDIIGHAQTGTGKTAAFAIPTIEKLEVNSKSLQALILCPTRELVIQVSEQFRKLMKYKGNFEVVPIYGGQEIDRQLRALRKNPQIVIATPGRMMDHMRRGSIRLDEIKIVVLDEADEMLDMGFRDDMEIILKDTPAERQTIMFSATMTDDILNMMKRFQKSPQIIDVTHQKLSAPKIEQIYFEIQESAKGEALARLIEHRNIKLALVFCNTKAQVDTLVELLKSRGYFAEGLHGDLNQKQRDKVMNGFRNGTIEILVATDVAGRGIDVNNVEAVFNYDLPRDGEDYVHRIGRTGRAGKKGIAFSFIVGKQIYNLKKIERANGVKIEPGKIPTLDDLEETKIHSYTAKIRGLVDAGHLSEYVNQVERLMGTEYTALDIAAALFKLTIHKESGTFDPSMKFEAEQRFDDRKPSRKSGGYNRDRSYSGRPSGGGSGGGSRSKFGGSGGGGARSGGGDRSKKSGPPPYKAKKK; encoded by the coding sequence ATGAAGAAACTCAAGTTTAGTGAACTAAACTTATCCACCGAAATCCAAAATGCGATCGCTGAAATGGGATACGAAGAAGCGTCACCGATTCAATCGGACGCAATTCCAGTCATCTTAAAAGGAAAAGATATCATCGGACACGCGCAAACTGGTACGGGTAAAACCGCCGCGTTCGCGATTCCAACGATCGAAAAGTTGGAAGTAAATTCCAAGAGTCTGCAAGCATTGATCCTCTGCCCTACGAGAGAACTCGTGATCCAAGTCAGCGAACAATTTAGAAAGCTGATGAAGTACAAAGGAAACTTTGAGGTTGTCCCGATCTACGGCGGACAGGAAATCGACAGACAATTACGAGCTCTGAGAAAAAATCCTCAGATCGTAATCGCAACTCCAGGAAGAATGATGGATCACATGAGACGCGGTTCCATTCGTCTGGATGAGATAAAGATCGTCGTGTTGGACGAAGCCGATGAAATGTTGGATATGGGATTTAGAGATGATATGGAGATCATCCTAAAAGACACTCCGGCAGAACGTCAGACAATCATGTTTTCCGCAACGATGACAGACGACATCTTGAATATGATGAAACGTTTTCAAAAAAGTCCTCAGATTATCGACGTAACACATCAGAAACTCAGCGCTCCGAAAATCGAACAAATCTACTTTGAAATTCAAGAAAGTGCGAAGGGAGAAGCCCTTGCAAGATTGATCGAGCACAGAAACATCAAACTCGCTCTCGTCTTTTGCAATACAAAAGCTCAAGTCGACACATTGGTCGAGTTGTTAAAATCACGCGGATATTTTGCGGAAGGTCTTCACGGAGATCTCAACCAAAAACAAAGAGACAAAGTGATGAACGGGTTTCGTAACGGAACCATCGAGATTCTAGTAGCGACCGACGTGGCGGGAAGAGGAATCGACGTGAATAACGTGGAAGCGGTTTTCAACTATGATCTGCCGAGAGACGGCGAAGACTACGTTCATAGAATCGGAAGAACGGGAAGAGCCGGTAAAAAAGGAATCGCATTCTCTTTCATTGTGGGAAAACAAATCTACAATCTCAAAAAAATCGAGCGTGCGAACGGCGTAAAAATCGAACCCGGAAAAATTCCTACGTTAGACGATCTTGAGGAAACTAAAATTCATTCTTATACCGCGAAGATCAGAGGGCTCGTAGACGCGGGTCATTTGAGCGAATATGTGAATCAGGTCGAAAGGTTGATGGGAACCGAATACACGGCTCTTGATATCGCCGCGGCACTTTTCAAACTTACGATTCATAAAGAAAGCGGCACTTTCGATCCGAGTATGAAATTCGAAGCGGAACAACGTTTCGACGACAGAAAACCTTCGCGTAAATCAGGCGGTTACAATCGGGATCGAAGCTATTCCGGAAGACCGAGTGGGGGCGGTTCCGGAGGAGGCTCGCGTTCCAAGTTCGGGGGAAGCGGCGGAGGCGGCGCCAGGAGCGGTGGTGGAGACCGAAGCAAAAAATCAGGTCCACCTCCTTACAAAGCAAAGAAGAAATAA
- a CDS encoding formylglycine-generating enzyme family protein: MLFSQDQEDPSLNLRMVPFWKGEVEAVYRGKGKVKIRIRRGSVFYGKEEDEIKAILARRSEYPVLQTNPEKEIGLFSIRQISVAYQNTSKGRKANEVELFGSFSANAGVPESLLAAGTFIQDYKQEVAYVEPGAFFADERRRTRPAKQLRHPKDGKEMVFVSGGYEQNGELFYESMGFFLHGQGNDASEDSYNPFYFKPDRGNLQDISSYYIDKYEVTNQEYSKFLKETNTQPPPHWPNGILPTGKENHPVNGLTYREAEAYARWSGKRLPTEMEWEKAARGTGLTWMINRDESYSFYPNPLDYPFGNDFDPLLCNTLETKKQDTINVYELAKKSASPYGVIGMCGNVAEWTSSDYLPYKGHSLKRSAFGKMHKVIRGGSFASTKEESTVYHRSFGGIPNLRSDRRAGIRLVWDLPGR; this comes from the coding sequence ATGCTATTTTCTCAAGATCAGGAAGACCCATCCCTCAATTTAAGAATGGTTCCGTTTTGGAAAGGCGAAGTAGAGGCGGTCTATCGCGGAAAAGGAAAAGTAAAAATTCGAATCCGCAGAGGATCCGTTTTTTACGGAAAGGAAGAAGACGAGATCAAGGCGATTCTTGCAAGAAGATCGGAATATCCAGTTTTACAAACCAATCCGGAAAAGGAAATCGGCTTGTTCTCAATCCGACAAATCTCTGTCGCTTATCAAAATACTTCTAAAGGAAGAAAAGCGAACGAAGTCGAACTCTTCGGATCCTTTTCGGCGAACGCCGGAGTTCCGGAAAGTCTTTTGGCCGCAGGAACGTTTATACAAGATTACAAACAAGAAGTCGCTTATGTAGAGCCGGGCGCTTTTTTTGCGGATGAGAGAAGAAGGACTCGGCCGGCAAAACAACTTAGACATCCGAAAGACGGAAAAGAAATGGTCTTCGTATCCGGCGGATACGAACAAAACGGAGAATTGTTCTACGAGTCCATGGGATTCTTTCTTCATGGGCAAGGAAATGACGCGTCTGAAGATAGTTACAATCCATTCTATTTCAAACCGGATCGAGGTAATCTCCAAGACATTTCCTCCTATTACATCGATAAGTATGAAGTTACAAATCAAGAATATTCAAAATTCTTAAAGGAAACAAATACTCAACCGCCTCCGCACTGGCCGAATGGGATTCTTCCAACGGGTAAAGAAAATCATCCTGTAAACGGTCTCACATACCGCGAAGCGGAAGCCTACGCGCGTTGGTCCGGAAAACGTCTACCCACGGAAATGGAGTGGGAGAAGGCCGCTCGCGGGACGGGACTTACCTGGATGATCAATCGGGACGAGTCTTATTCTTTCTATCCGAATCCTCTTGATTATCCGTTTGGAAACGATTTCGATCCTCTCCTCTGTAATACGTTAGAAACCAAAAAACAGGATACGATCAACGTGTATGAACTCGCAAAAAAATCGGCGAGTCCTTACGGGGTGATTGGAATGTGTGGGAACGTTGCGGAATGGACGAGTTCGGATTACCTTCCTTACAAAGGACATTCTCTCAAAAGAAGCGCATTTGGAAAAATGCACAAAGTGATCCGAGGTGGTTCTTTCGCATCTACAAAGGAAGAATCAACGGTGTATCACAGATCTTTTGGGGGCATTCCCAATTTGAGATCCGATCGAAGAGCCGGAATCCGTTTGGTCTGGGATCTACCTGGAAGATAA
- a CDS encoding TIGR00730 family Rossman fold protein: MNFTKSAVCVFCGSRNGNNPIYTKVAQELGALLVEKNLDLVYGGASCGLMGTIADAVLDKGGSVSGIIPDFLTVKEIKHDRVKDMMIVSSMHERKFRMYEKSAGFIALPGGIGTLDELVEITTWNQLKLISKPLGLLNTNGYFDHLFKQLDRMVTDGFMDPSTKNALVISEDSSELLDLLIAKF; encoded by the coding sequence ATGAATTTTACCAAGTCAGCTGTTTGTGTTTTTTGCGGTTCTCGCAACGGTAACAATCCCATCTATACGAAAGTCGCGCAGGAGCTCGGAGCCCTTCTCGTTGAAAAGAATCTCGATCTTGTTTACGGAGGTGCCTCCTGCGGACTTATGGGAACGATCGCAGATGCAGTCCTTGACAAGGGCGGGTCCGTTTCCGGAATCATTCCCGACTTTTTGACTGTAAAGGAAATCAAACACGATCGTGTGAAAGATATGATGATCGTTTCTTCCATGCACGAGAGAAAGTTTAGAATGTATGAAAAGTCCGCCGGTTTTATCGCCCTTCCCGGCGGAATTGGAACTCTCGATGAACTCGTGGAAATCACGACTTGGAATCAACTCAAACTCATCTCAAAACCTTTGGGATTGTTGAATACAAATGGCTATTTCGATCATCTCTTCAAACAATTGGATCGAATGGTGACCGACGGATTTATGGATCCGTCAACTAAGAACGCGCTTGTCATTTCCGAGGATTCGTCCGAACTTTTGGATTTGTTAATCGCGAAGTTTTGA
- a CDS encoding MoaD/ThiS family protein — protein sequence MEVAVKTFGILKDHFQSDFVLNLESPVRVLDVVEEMRKKKPETSQILEVSLWAVQDKMVGADRILVEGETVLILPPLSGG from the coding sequence TTGGAAGTTGCGGTAAAAACATTCGGAATCTTAAAAGATCATTTTCAATCCGATTTCGTATTAAATTTAGAATCTCCGGTGCGCGTTTTGGACGTTGTGGAAGAGATGAGAAAGAAAAAGCCCGAAACGAGTCAGATTCTGGAAGTTTCGCTCTGGGCTGTTCAGGATAAAATGGTCGGAGCCGATCGAATCCTAGTAGAGGGAGAAACCGTTTTGATTCTTCCACCGTTAAGCGGAGGTTGA
- a CDS encoding SDR family NAD(P)-dependent oxidoreductase: protein MTSFFLEKSFLVTGASSGIGKALVLDLNKKGAVVGAIARRKELLKELKDKAAFPDMIFTFPGDVSDSSQLKKITEDFRKKVRRIDGIIHSAGISMRALARETEMKVYESLMEVNFYPLVNLFKLCEAELRQNQGHFVAISSLQGRFATPYRSGYAASKHAVQAFMDSIRLETFDSRMHVMTVSPGYVKTDISVKALSSDGSAYGIMDEGIKNGLSTEVVADRILRAIESGKRDCYPSQFRELFAFWISRFSPSLLDKLLRRARVT, encoded by the coding sequence ATGACGTCCTTCTTTTTGGAAAAATCGTTTCTTGTTACCGGAGCCAGTTCCGGAATCGGAAAGGCTCTCGTTCTGGATCTCAACAAAAAGGGTGCGGTCGTAGGTGCGATCGCTCGAAGAAAAGAGCTTTTAAAAGAATTAAAAGACAAGGCCGCGTTTCCCGATATGATATTCACTTTTCCGGGTGACGTTTCCGATTCTTCTCAACTCAAAAAAATTACGGAAGATTTTAGAAAGAAAGTCCGACGCATCGACGGAATCATTCATAGCGCCGGTATTAGTATGCGAGCCCTCGCAAGAGAAACCGAGATGAAAGTTTATGAAAGTCTAATGGAGGTAAATTTTTATCCGCTCGTCAATCTTTTCAAACTTTGTGAAGCGGAACTCAGACAAAATCAAGGTCATTTTGTGGCAATATCTTCGTTACAAGGAAGATTCGCAACTCCGTATCGTTCCGGTTACGCGGCCAGCAAACACGCCGTTCAAGCGTTTATGGATAGCATTCGGCTCGAAACTTTTGATAGCAGAATGCACGTTATGACGGTTTCTCCGGGTTATGTGAAGACCGATATTTCGGTGAAGGCATTGTCATCGGACGGTTCCGCCTATGGAATTATGGATGAAGGAATTAAGAACGGACTTTCTACGGAAGTTGTCGCTGATCGAATTTTAAGGGCGATCGAGTCCGGAAAGAGAGACTGTTATCCTTCTCAGTTTCGGGAGCTTTTTGCTTTTTGGATCAGCCGATTCTCGCCTTCGTTATTGGACAAACTTTTAAGAAGAGCGAGAGTGACTTGA
- a CDS encoding GTP 3',8-cyclase MoaA: protein MIRDGFGRSFQTLRISLLDRCNFACTYCVDEDILLSRKNSYLEVEEWIRIVHDLHGLLHLKKVRLTGGEPTLYPHLKVLVQELKNLGIPQISLTTNGSILSKQASDLKKAGLDSINVSLDSMTPEGFRAMSRRSAIKQTLHGIEAAVEIGLKVRINCTLMRGKNEDQIIPILEYSWSKGILPRFLELMKMGYLQNSDTIPIFSQKEILDRVEEHYGVLTPQTRKISSTANYWNTESGNSFGIIANESAPFCSDCDRLRLDSKGSLYGCLSSSTGFPLPKLREQGIDMEQILILALRQKQDVRFKGSDLTMMAIGG, encoded by the coding sequence ATGATACGCGACGGTTTTGGAAGAAGTTTTCAAACTCTTAGAATCAGTCTTCTGGATCGTTGCAACTTCGCTTGTACTTATTGCGTGGATGAGGATATCCTTTTATCACGTAAGAATTCTTATTTAGAAGTGGAAGAATGGATTCGTATCGTTCACGATCTTCACGGTTTATTACATTTAAAAAAAGTGAGACTAACGGGGGGAGAACCGACTCTTTACCCCCACTTAAAAGTTCTTGTTCAAGAATTAAAAAATTTAGGAATCCCGCAAATTTCCCTTACGACAAACGGTTCGATTCTTTCGAAACAAGCATCGGATCTAAAGAAAGCGGGATTGGATTCCATCAACGTTTCTTTGGATTCGATGACCCCGGAAGGATTCCGTGCAATGAGTCGGCGTTCGGCGATCAAACAGACGTTACACGGAATCGAGGCCGCCGTCGAAATAGGTCTTAAGGTTCGAATCAATTGCACTTTGATGAGAGGAAAGAATGAAGACCAGATCATTCCAATTCTTGAATATTCTTGGAGCAAAGGTATTCTACCCAGATTTTTGGAACTGATGAAGATGGGTTATTTGCAAAATTCAGATACAATCCCGATTTTTTCTCAAAAAGAAATTTTGGATCGTGTTGAAGAACATTACGGAGTTCTTACTCCGCAAACGAGGAAGATTTCCTCGACAGCGAATTACTGGAATACGGAAAGCGGAAATTCTTTCGGCATCATCGCGAACGAGTCCGCACCTTTTTGTAGCGATTGCGATCGTCTTCGTTTGGATAGCAAGGGAAGTCTTTACGGCTGTTTGAGTTCGTCCACGGGGTTTCCGTTGCCGAAACTCAGGGAACAGGGAATCGATATGGAACAGATTCTTATCTTAGCATTGCGTCAAAAACAAGACGTTCGTTTTAAGGGAAGCGATCTTACCATGATGGCTATCGGAGGTTGA
- a CDS encoding ankyrin repeat domain-containing protein, producing MLGSYLISTLYSFGEFFLTDFSESLIDLFSAVKTGKNEEITRLLSEMEGEDVLTDWLKNYRDNYGSGVLSWAVKNLDLEAIELLLEAGADPDETNSRGETPLLTSLDLGNEDLIRRFLDAGADCGKKDFAGNTPLTKAVSTGNMEIVESVYENEEPRPDLEERNGEGYTPLLLAVDLGHFFIVEYLLNQDADFLKKNSEGRTVLHLTSLHNDFEILDLFLEREDSKSILENRDADGNTALLLAASHDSVECLERLLTIGADPLKINSSGKTGLEEAERQKYHHVVKILKKVLVERLFEASKTGDEDLCKTILRLDISPNSIDLDGNTPLHVAVIQDQVSIVRLLFEENASPFLKNLEGKSALDLAKEAEKQELVQILEPEPEKE from the coding sequence ATTCTCGGTTCCTACCTTATTTCTACTCTATATTCTTTTGGAGAATTTTTTCTGACCGATTTTTCTGAATCACTGATCGACCTTTTTTCCGCGGTCAAAACCGGAAAGAATGAAGAAATCACAAGGCTCCTTTCCGAAATGGAAGGAGAAGACGTCCTAACAGATTGGTTGAAAAACTATAGGGACAACTATGGCTCCGGGGTTCTTTCTTGGGCTGTTAAGAATTTGGATTTAGAAGCGATCGAACTTCTTTTGGAAGCGGGTGCCGATCCCGACGAAACCAATTCTCGCGGAGAAACTCCTTTGTTAACCTCTTTGGATCTTGGAAATGAAGACTTGATTCGAAGGTTTTTAGATGCGGGCGCAGATTGTGGTAAAAAGGATTTTGCAGGTAACACTCCACTTACAAAAGCAGTGAGTACCGGAAATATGGAGATCGTGGAATCGGTCTATGAAAACGAAGAACCTCGCCCCGACCTTGAAGAAAGAAACGGAGAAGGTTATACTCCTCTACTTCTTGCAGTCGATCTCGGACATTTCTTCATCGTAGAATATCTCTTGAACCAAGACGCGGATTTTCTGAAAAAAAACTCGGAAGGAAGAACCGTTCTTCATCTCACATCTCTTCACAATGATTTTGAAATCTTGGATTTGTTTTTGGAAAGGGAAGATAGCAAATCCATATTAGAAAATCGTGATGCGGATGGAAACACGGCACTCTTACTCGCGGCGTCGCACGATAGCGTGGAATGTCTCGAAAGACTTCTTACAATCGGAGCCGATCCACTTAAGATCAATTCATCCGGGAAAACGGGTTTAGAGGAAGCGGAAAGACAGAAATACCATCACGTAGTGAAGATTCTGAAGAAGGTTTTAGTCGAGCGCCTATTCGAAGCGTCAAAAACGGGGGACGAAGATCTTTGTAAGACAATTCTCCGGCTTGATATTTCTCCGAACTCCATCGACCTCGATGGAAACACACCTCTTCACGTTGCCGTGATTCAGGATCAAGTCTCGATCGTCCGACTTCTATTCGAAGAAAACGCCTCTCCATTCTTAAAAAACTTAGAAGGAAAATCCGCATTGGATCTCGCAAAAGAAGCCGAAAAACAAGAACTCGTTCAAATTTTAGAACCGGAACCTGAGAAAGAATAG
- a CDS encoding AEC family transporter encodes MAHFVLIPVCLFAGWLLKRGRILPENSGHVFGAFVIYVSLPALILANVPAMLLEISFVYLALMPWLVFGISILFFYFAGKFFRWTLETRIAVTLCCGLGNTSFVGLPVLRMFYGEEVTNAVLIADQFGTFLCLAIPGFILAVRYLPENEKRNDKKLFEPILKKLFSFPPFLALLFSFFLRLFTIPEELHSVFRILGDTLVPIALFTVGFQLQLPDQNSQKGESESHYGSALAIGLIYKLLFAPILIFLCYYFLKVNPKHTKVAVLEAGMAPMITASIVSLQMGFRPILSAAFPGIGLLFSVPTLFLLYILLENFF; translated from the coding sequence ATGGCTCATTTCGTATTAATTCCAGTTTGTCTTTTTGCCGGTTGGTTACTCAAACGAGGGAGAATTCTTCCGGAAAATTCAGGTCACGTTTTCGGAGCTTTCGTAATCTATGTTTCCCTGCCCGCACTCATCTTAGCGAACGTTCCGGCGATGCTTTTGGAGATTTCCTTCGTTTATTTAGCTCTCATGCCTTGGTTGGTCTTCGGAATATCGATCCTCTTCTTTTACTTTGCGGGCAAATTCTTTCGTTGGACTTTGGAGACCAGAATTGCAGTGACTCTTTGTTGCGGACTAGGAAACACTTCCTTTGTCGGACTTCCGGTTTTACGAATGTTTTACGGAGAAGAAGTTACCAATGCGGTCTTAATCGCGGATCAGTTCGGAACATTTCTCTGTTTGGCGATTCCGGGATTTATCCTTGCGGTCCGCTACTTACCCGAAAATGAAAAAAGAAACGATAAAAAACTCTTCGAGCCCATCCTGAAAAAGCTCTTTAGTTTCCCACCGTTTCTTGCTTTACTTTTTTCGTTTTTCCTAAGACTTTTCACAATCCCGGAAGAACTCCATTCCGTGTTTCGAATTTTGGGAGATACATTGGTACCAATTGCCTTATTCACGGTCGGATTTCAATTGCAACTTCCCGATCAAAATTCTCAAAAAGGAGAATCGGAATCCCATTATGGAAGCGCCCTTGCAATCGGACTCATTTATAAATTGCTTTTTGCGCCGATTTTAATATTTCTTTGTTATTACTTTCTGAAAGTAAACCCGAAACATACAAAGGTTGCGGTATTGGAAGCGGGAATGGCTCCGATGATCACCGCGTCGATCGTTTCTCTTCAGATGGGATTTCGACCCATCCTTTCGGCGGCGTTTCCTGGAATCGGACTTCTATTCTCGGTTCCTACCTTATTTCTACTCTATATTCTTTTGGAGAATTTTTTCTGA